The following proteins are co-located in the Acanthochromis polyacanthus isolate Apoly-LR-REF ecotype Palm Island chromosome 7, KAUST_Apoly_ChrSc, whole genome shotgun sequence genome:
- the tti2 gene encoding TELO2-interacting protein 2 — translation MELSSLLHDLHLSSSSSEKPRPSADLPPITELLPQLQEKLIGSPSDTCSLIGRVEQLFQAAHPYWLFSLGSANQEGEWAELQAAYCSVIGALIGCAALPLCDDDCSPLSAAAYQSVPIRASAVSSTLTALIDSWARGGGARGGLLLAIAPPLCVFSVTHFQDQLWTSSTSRAAARRLQEALLRAGQWRDSAHLLMGDQENRGILGNVLDILQPQLSKESLFRCESVKFVFSWTLLQVTRPALSPLLPRLLPPSLLLSDHHRPENCMMGVQCLHHVVLHTAAADLRQFNRSEVLYQALFRLLFTTEEAVIQLVLSCLLDLLLVLEKPPASLAPSLPRRKSCRHDDVLRLVLTHMEAEHKVALRRVYAAALPPLVDRVGVAICRHLRRVERVVLGYLEIRDPPEETSRLKILEVLQKIIRSAWPRMQRRSASLLRCLLRLLVDVSSDSELSDSTRRQLMDQTSVCLRLLDACCHGDVQRCLLQVDSSCCSAEVLCCLETVTTTTDR, via the exons ATGGAGCTCTCATCTCTACTTCATGACCttcatctctcctcctcctcctcagagaAGCCCCGCCCCTCTGCTGATCTCCCTCCAATCACAGAGCTCCTTcctcagctgcaggagaagctgATTGGTTCACCCTCTGACACCTGCTCCTTGATTGGTCGAGTGGAGCAGCTGTTCCAGGCCGCACATCCTTATTGGTTGTTCTCTCTGGGCTCTGCCAATCAGGAGGGAGAGTGGGCGGAGCTTCAGGCAGCATACTGCTCTGTAATCggcgctctgattggctgtgctGCTCTGCCACTGTGTGATGACGACTGCAGCCCACTGAGCGCGGCGGCCTATCAGAGCGTCCCGATCCGTGCCTCCGCCGTAAGCTCCACCCTCACAGCGCTGATTGATAGCTGGGCCAGAGGGGGCGGGGCCAGAGGAGGTCTGCTGCTAGCCATAGCTCCACCGCTCTGCGTCTTCAGCGTCACACACTTCCAG GATCAGCTGTGGACTAGCTCCAcctccagagctgctgctcGTCGCCTGCAGGAGGCGCTGCTGAGGGCGGGGCAGTGGAGAGACTCCGCCCACCTGCTGATGGGGGACCAGGAGAACCGAGGAATTCTGGGAAATGTTCTGGACATTCTGCAGCCTCAGCTGAGCAA ggagTCTCTCTTTCGCTGTGAATCGGTGAAGTTCGTGTTTTCCTGGACGCTGCTGCAG GTGACTCGCCCCGCCCTCTCCCCCCTCCTGCCCCGCCTACtgcccccctccctcctcctcagcgACCATCACAGACCAGAGAACTGCATGATGGGAGTTCAGTGTCTGCACCACGTCGTCCTGCACACG GCGGCTGCAGATCTTCGTCAGTTCAACAGGTCAGAGGTTCTCTATCAGGCTCTGTTCAGACTCTTGTTCACCACTGAGGAGGCCGTCATCCAG CTGGTTCTGTCCTGCCTGCTGGACCTCCTGCTGGTCTTAGAAAAGCCCCCCGCCTCGCTGGCCCCCTCCCTCCCCCGCAGAAAGTCTTGTCGCCATGATGACGTGCTGCGACTGGTTCTGACCCACATGGAGGCAGAAcacaaggtggcgctgcgacGCGTTTATGCTGCCGCTCTGCCGCCGCTGGTCGACAG GGTGGGCGTGGCCATCTGCAGACACCTGAGGCGGGTGGAGCGAGTGGTTCTGGGATACCTGGAGATCAGAGACCCACCTGAGGAGACAAGCAGACTGAAGATCCTGGAAGTTCTGCAGAAGATCATCAGAAGCGCCTGGCCCAG GATGCAGAGGCGCAGCGCCTCGTTGCTGCGTTGTTTGTTGCGGCTGCTGGTTGACGTTTCTTCAGACTCTGAACTCAGTGACTCGACTCGACGTCAGCTGATGGATCAAACGTCCGTCTGCCTGCGGCTGCTGGATgcctgttgccatggagacgtcCAG cGGTGCCTCCTGCAGGTtgacagcagctgctgcagtgcCGAGGTTCTCTGCTGCCTGGAGACGGTAACCACGACGACAGACCGGTGA